DNA sequence from the Streptomyces sp. NBC_01497 genome:
CTGGTGACGAGCGAGATCGTCTGCGACAAGGGCAACAAGGCCGCGACGCTCGACGCCACGAAGTCCTTCCTGAACTACATGGCGAGCGCCGACGCCCAGCAGAAGCTCACCGCCGAGGGTTACGCGCCGCTCCCCGACGCGATCGCCTCCCAGGTCCGTACCGCGATCGGTTCGCTGTCCTGACCCCGACCCCCACCCGGGTCACCTTCCCCATCCACTGATCCATCCGTGTACGGCAGGTCCCGCGTGGCCCCGAGCCCGCGGGACCTGCGTACATCCGGTGCACCGCCGCCGGGGGAGCCCTCCTCCCCCACCCAGACCGGAGACAAGAACATGGACATCACACAGACGGCCGAAGCGCCGCCACCGAGCCCACCCCGGCCACCGGCCGAGGCCGACGGCGCGCAGCAGCGCCCCGTCCTCCGCATCGGCGACCGGCTCTTCCTCGGCTTCTCCGGGGGATCCGGAATCCTGCTGCTGGTCGTCATGGCCGCCATCGCCGGCTTCCTGACCTACCGCGCTGTGAACGCGATCTCCCAGGACCACGGCAACTTCCTCACCACGTTCGAGTGGAACGCCGACAGCATCCCGCCGGTGTTCGGCATCGCGGTCCTCGCCTTCGGCACGATCGTCAGCGCCGTCATCGCCATGGGCATCGCCGTGCCGATCTCCATCGGCATCGCGCTGTTCATCACGCACTACGCGCACCGCAGGGTCGCCTCGCCGCTCTCGTACGTCGTCGACCTGCTCGCGGCCGTGCCCAGCATCGTCTACGGCCTGTGGGGCGCACTGTTCCTGGTGCCGCACATGAACGGCCTCGACCTCTGGCTGGACAAGTACTTCGGCTGGACCTACATCTTCAACCAGTCGACGCCAGGATCGGCCGCGCGCTCGCTGTTCACGGTGTCGATCCTGCTCGCGATCATGATCGTGCCGATCGTCACCAACGTCAGCCGCGAGGTCTTCCGGCAGGTCCCGCGCATGCACGAGGAAGCGGCCCTCGCCCTCGGCGCGACCCGCTGGGAGGTCATCCGCCTCTCGGTGCTGCCCTTCGCGCGCTCCGGCATCATCAGCGCCTCGATGCTCGGCCTCGGCCGCGCCCTCGGCGAGACGATGGCCGTCGCGACGGTCCTCTCGTCCTCCTCGGTGCTGTCGCTGCACCTGCTCGACCCGCAGGGCGGCACGTTCGCGCAGAACATCGCCGCGCACTTCGGCGAGGCCACGGACTTCGGCCGTGACGCGCTGATCGCGGGCGGCCTCGTGCTCTTCGTCATCACGCTGATCGTCAACGGCGCCGCCCGACTGATCATCGCCCGCCGCAAGGAGTACTCGGGGGCCAGCGCATGAGCCACACCGCAAGCGACCTCGACATCCGCCACCGCGGCTCCGCCATCGCGCGCAACCGGCTGCCCCGGTGGACGCCCCTCGCGATCGCGGCCGGTGCCGTCGTCCTGGGCATCGCCATCGGCGCGGGCGCCGGCCTCTCCAGCCACATCCAGTGGGGCCTGATCGCCCTGATCCTCTTCGTCGCCGGGAACTACGTCGTCACCCGCGCCGCGGACGGTCCCCGCCAGGCGAAGGACCGGGTCGCGACCAGCCTCGTCTACGCCTGCTTCATCCTCGCGATCATCCCGCTGTACTCGCTGATCGAGACGACCGTCGCGAAGGGCGCGAAGGTCCTCAACGGCACCTTCCTCAGCCACTCGATGAGCGGCGTGCTCGGCACCCAGCCCGGCGGCGGCGTCTACCACGCGATCATCGGCACGCTCGAACAGGTCGGCATCGCCACCATCATCGCGGTGCCGGTCGGCGTGTTCACCGCGATCTACCTGGTCGAGTACGGCAAGGGCGCGCTGGCCAAGGTCATCACGTTCTTCGTCGACGTGATGACGGGCATCCCGTCGATCGTCGCCGGCCTGTTCGTCCTGTCCTTCTGGATCCTGATCCTGGGCTTCGGCTTCTCCGGCTTCGCCGGATCGCTCGCCCTGACGATCCTGATGATGCCGATCATCGTCCGCTCCACCGAGGAGATGCTCAAGCTCGTACCGAACGAGCTCCGCGAAGCGTCCTACGCCCTCGGTGTCCCCAAGTGGCGCACGATCGTCAGCATC
Encoded proteins:
- the pstC gene encoding phosphate ABC transporter permease subunit PstC, producing the protein MDITQTAEAPPPSPPRPPAEADGAQQRPVLRIGDRLFLGFSGGSGILLLVVMAAIAGFLTYRAVNAISQDHGNFLTTFEWNADSIPPVFGIAVLAFGTIVSAVIAMGIAVPISIGIALFITHYAHRRVASPLSYVVDLLAAVPSIVYGLWGALFLVPHMNGLDLWLDKYFGWTYIFNQSTPGSAARSLFTVSILLAIMIVPIVTNVSREVFRQVPRMHEEAALALGATRWEVIRLSVLPFARSGIISASMLGLGRALGETMAVATVLSSSSVLSLHLLDPQGGTFAQNIAAHFGEATDFGRDALIAGGLVLFVITLIVNGAARLIIARRKEYSGASA
- the pstA gene encoding phosphate ABC transporter permease PstA is translated as MSHTASDLDIRHRGSAIARNRLPRWTPLAIAAGAVVLGIAIGAGAGLSSHIQWGLIALILFVAGNYVVTRAADGPRQAKDRVATSLVYACFILAIIPLYSLIETTVAKGAKVLNGTFLSHSMSGVLGTQPGGGVYHAIIGTLEQVGIATIIAVPVGVFTAIYLVEYGKGALAKVITFFVDVMTGIPSIVAGLFVLSFWILILGFGFSGFAGSLALTILMMPIIVRSTEEMLKLVPNELREASYALGVPKWRTIVSIVLPTSIGGIITGVVLAIARIAGETAPVLLLVFGSQVINNDPFNGPQSSLPFYIYEQYNLGNSASYDRAWGAALVLIILVMILNLIARGIARWKAPKTSGR